One stretch of Carassius carassius chromosome 18, fCarCar2.1, whole genome shotgun sequence DNA includes these proteins:
- the LOC132092297 gene encoding stathmin-4-like, with protein MTLAAYRDKVKELPLVSLLCSCINSNHEENPTYKAEDAVDLSWCVIKDMEVIELNKRASGQAFEVILKPPSFEFNTSMPQRKDPSLEEIQKKLEAAEERRKFQEAEMLKHLAEKREHEREVIQKAFEENNNFIKNAKEKLEQKMEAIKENREALLAALLERLQEKDKHAEEVRKNKELKEEACR; from the exons ATGACCTTGGCAG CATATCGAGACAAGGTGAAGGAGCTTCCTCTAGTGTCACTTCTGTGCTCCTGCATCAATTCGAACCATGAAGAAAACCCCACATACAAGGCTGAag ATGCAGTGGATCTCAGCTGGTGTGTGATCAAAGATATGGAGGTCATCGAGCTGAACAAGCGGGCCTCGGGCCAGGCGTTTGAGGTGATCCTGAAACCCCCTTCTTTTGAGTTTAACACATCCATGCCCCAGCGTAAGGACCCCTCACTGGAGGAGATCCAAAAGAAACTGGAAGCAGCTGAGGAGAGGCGGAAG TTTCAGGAGGCTGAGATGTTAAAGCATCTTGCTGAGAAGAGGGAGCATGAGAGAGAGGTCATCCAGAAGGCTTTTGAGGAGAACAACAACTTCATTAAGAATGCTAAAGAAAAGTTGGAGCAGAAGATGGAGGCCATCAAAGAAAACCGTGAGGCTTTGCTTGCTGCCTTGCTGGAGAGACTACAGGAAAAG GATAAACACGCAGAAGAGGTGAGGAAGAACAAAGAGCTGAAAGAGGAGGCCTGTCGGTAG